The sequence TGCCGATGATGTCGAGCCCCCAGCTGCGGTAGAGCTGGCTCTCGGCCCGGGTGGAAAATGCGGGTCCTTCCATGCAGAGGTAGGTCCCCCGGACCTTCACCGCGATCTCGGCATTCTGCGCGCCCTGGGCGAGGCTGTTGACCAGGTGGCGGCACAGGGGGTCGCCGAACGCGATGTGTCCGACGACGCCGTCGCCGAAAAATGTGGCGGCGCGCCGGAAGGTGCGGTCGATGAACTGGTCGGGCAGGATGATGTCCAGCGGCTGGTGTTCCTCTTTCAGCGAGCCGACCGCCGAGATGGAGATCACCTGGCGCACGCCCAGTTTCTTGAAGCCGAACACGTTGGCCCGGTAGTTGATCTCGGAGGGCAGAAACCGGTGGCCGCGGCCGTGGCGCGGGAGGAACGCCACCCGCCGCTTGGCCAGCGTGCCGACGATGAAATTGTCGCTGGGGGGGCCGAACGGCGTCTCGACTTTGATCTCCTCCACGTCGGAGAGATCCTTCATTTTGTACAAGCCGCTGCCGCCGATGATGCCGATGGTGATGGGAAGCATGCCGTGTCTCCTGCTTGGACGGGGTTCAGCGGGGGAGGGGGGCCTGGCTGAGTTCCAGGAGGATACCGGAGGTAGCCGCCGGGTGGACGAAGGCGATCCGCTTGCCGCCGGCGCCGACGACCGGGGTTTCATTGATCAGCCGGGCTCCGCGGGCCTTGAGTTCCGCCAGGACGCGGTCAATATCCTCCACGCCGATCGCGATGTGATGGATGCCCTGCCCCTTCTTCTCCAGGAACTTGGCGATGGGTGATTCGGGC is a genomic window of Acidobacteriota bacterium containing:
- the mtnP gene encoding S-methyl-5'-thioadenosine phosphorylase, with product MLPITIGIIGGSGLYKMKDLSDVEEIKVETPFGPPSDNFIVGTLAKRRVAFLPRHGRGHRFLPSEINYRANVFGFKKLGVRQVISISAVGSLKEEHQPLDIILPDQFIDRTFRRAATFFGDGVVGHIAFGDPLCRHLVNSLAQGAQNAEIAVKVRGTYLCMEGPAFSTRAESQLYRSWGLDIIGMTNATEAKLFREAEICYATVALVTDYDCWHQSEAPVTVDMIIENLSRNNENAQRILKETVKLLPEDRDCTCHHALKDALITQPDSIPQSTREKLALIIGHYLPEKSKSE
- a CDS encoding methylmalonyl-CoA epimerase encodes the protein PESPIAKFLEKKGQGIHHIAIGVEDIDRVLAELKARGARLINETPVVGAGGKRIAFVHPAATSGILLELSQAPLPR